One Zonotrichia albicollis isolate bZonAlb1 chromosome 14, bZonAlb1.hap1, whole genome shotgun sequence genomic window, AGGCACCCTGAGGAATCACCCAGGTAGCTCCTTTTCACTCTATTAAAGTcggctacaaaaaaaaaaaaaaaaaagtgattttctaTGGGAATAAAGCAAAATCTACCTGGCAGAGCTTTAAGGGTTGCTGGGAAGACAAATGCACTCAGCtctgacagggacagggccaaAACCAGCCAAGTTCATCTCAAGAGAACTCCCTGGAGTACAACatgcacagcactgctctgagctgcccttGTCAAGGGCTGGGCTTGGGAACagagtaaataaaaatacagattctcagcagtgctgctgtcccttaggGTGGGGGGAGAAACCAAGACTAACTCCCACCTCAGCCTGGAGGACAGCACAGGAACCTCTGCACTCCAACACACCCAAAGTCAAACTAAGGCAAGCAAGTAGGCTGAAGAATTTGTTTACTGAAACTGCTCAGGCATTAAAATTGATCACTTAATTAAATTTAGTCTTAAGTTACACTAACATGAATTTGATTAATTGAACCAGTAAGGAAGCTATAACTAATTGCTAATTAGATACCCCACCAATATATGACAGTAATTGCTTCATCAAAACATGAATCACACAGTCCTGACTTTGAAGAAGCATCTGCTTGGATGTTCAACTACTCCAATAATCATTTAGCTCAGGTTTAATCTATTTTTAAACTCAAGAAGATTTCCCCAAGTTTAAGGATTTTCATCTCTGTGCTGATGGATAAACTAGCTAAACATGGGCAATAAATTAACATAAACTGGCTACAAAAAATGAAATGTCATCCTGTACAAGCCTAAAAGGATTCAAGCACCTTAGGAAGTCTGTAATACCCAGAAGTGTCACCTCAGGGGCTCACAGGGTGTGAGCTCACAGCAATAAGGGAATTAACAGCTTCCTGCTCAGCTCTCCCAAGGTTTAAAACTCTGGAATGACAAGGGATATGACAGGAAACAGAAGCTCCAAATCCAAAGAGCAGGGTGTCAGACAGGCAAGGAGGTCAGCTGGGGTACAGATGAATTCCTCACTTATCAGAAAATCAGGTGTGTTGTTACAACAGGGGGAAgtaaaaaataccccaaaacaaaaTTCCAGAGATCTTATTCTGATCCATAAAACACCACACAAGCAGGTAAAATATCATCTACCATGAACTGTTCTAGCTCTTCAAAAAGACTCAGTTCCTAccccataaaacccccaaaacaaagtTATTCTTaatttcacttaaaaaaaaattaaaatagaagaAATCAATCTCTCTGATGCTTTTTCAAGAGTGAAATAAAGCACTATGAGCATACAGCTGATGGAGGCATCAGTAATGGATTTCCCTTCCTGAAACTTTATAAAATGCCTTTAAGCACTTTCACCAACCCTTTACTGGATCTGCACATTTACAGCTTTTCCTCTCCTGTGAAACTGGGGTGGCAAAACTAAACAGCATTTCAGGAATTCTATAATTCCTGAAGTAAGTATACTCCTATAACTCCTATAACTACCTATAACTCCTGCAAGTAAGAAAAGTAACAGCAAACACTGAGAGACTGTGTGAGAGCAGAGAACAGCTCATCTGATGTGAATCTACTCCCCAGAATTTACCCTCTGTCCATCAAACCTCTGCTTTACCCAGAGCAGTAATAATTCAGGTGAAAACTGGCACTGACTTGGACTCAGAAGTTTTCTTTCAAATGTCACATGAGATAGGAACAAgtcaggaaaaaaggaaaagaaaaactaaaaaaaaactaaaaaaaaccatGATTCACAAAGTCTCGTTCTCTACCCTGGTGAGCAAAGCACAGGGAAAGCTGATATGCTGTCGACATGGTTtattttcaggagaaaataaaaaggcaatAACAGGCAAGTGCATGCAGGTGACACACACAGAATCACATTCTGTCAGCCTTAAAAGACTTTTACCTCAGTATCTCCAGGCTATGTCATGCCAGATGGtgtaaaaatccataaaaaataCCAATCTGGATGTTTCCTGCACAAGTATCTCTCCCCTTGTAATaccaaaaactaaaaaaatgTGTCaagtgctgcagcttctcctaaACATCCTTTAGTTCTTCAATGATCTGCATTTAATTTCCCCTCAGTATCACTAAAGGGATTTTAGTACAGGAAAAGGAATAAAGGGATTGAATGTAAAACTGATTATTTGAATTGATGCTGTGGGAAAGGAAGCTGAGTTAACTCCATCACAGGGGATCCTAATCCCTGACAGAACACAGAGGCTGCCACCTGCACAGGGGGTACTGGATTCCAGGCTGACATCAATGGGGTGAGCAAAGGCACAAATGTCAGCCTGAAACCACGTCCTGTGCCACGTGTGATGTGCTCTTGTGCCACGTGTGATGTGTGCCCACAGGAGAACACCCAGGGAATGGCCATGGCACGTGCTGGAAAGCCAGGGCAGCACAACCACCAGCTCATGGGTATGACCCTCCTGCAGCCAAAATTTAGCCTGGAACCCATGAAATCCTCACTGATCTTCACCATATGGCTACCAGGGGTTCATTTAGACAGGCAGAAGTGCTACCACACTGCAATGCTGCCTGCACTGGGTTTGAGGAGGAATTATCTCCACTGGAAGGCATAAAAGGAGCACAGCCTGCAGAAAGGTGCCACGAACTCTGAAACAGCATTTATCTACAACCTCAGCTTTGAGGTTTGAAGACAGAGAGAAACTGATGGATTACCTGgtaattattttggttttgtgacAGCCTCAGTTGACTTGAAGATGtaaaatgaggagaaaaggtACTTCTGGCTGCGTTGGCAGGGTTATAAATCGTGCTGGACGCGGTGTGCAATGAGGTCCGTGCAGGCAGGTGGAACTCTCTGCTGTGGTACAGGAGATTGTCGGGCCCGTCGCGGGCagggcccagctgtgccccgcagcccccgctgcggcccggcccggccgtgcTTTGGTTGTCCCCGCTGCGGCCCGAGCCGCTGCCCTCACAGTAGCGGGAGTAGCTCTGGATCTGCGCCCCCATGGAGGCCAGCTCCTCCTCGCGGGCGTACTCGTCCTCCACGTCGCCCGTCTCCATGGCGATGGACAGGCAGCTGCCCTCCAGCGAGGCCGCTTTCTGCGCGGCGCTGCCCGGCACCAGGCGCTGCGGCTGGTCCGTGACGGCCAGCGAGAACACCTCGCGGATCTCCAGGTTCTGGGTGCCGCAGCCCGGCTCCCGGGGGTGAGCCCTGGGCCCCGGGGGAACGTGCGGCGCCAGGGCCGCGGGCTCGGCCTTGTGCAAGCGCTGGCACGCCAAGGGCTCGGCCCTGCAGGGCCGGTGGCAGATCATGGGTTTCTGAGGTAACACCAGCTCCGCCGTCTGCACCGAGGAGCTGCCGTAGCTTTTCTTCGTGTGACTGTAGATGGAGTTCGCAGAATTGAGCACGCTCGTTTGCCTGGATAGAATAATGGTCTTTTCCCCCACCAAGAGGGAAGCGTTTTTACAGTGGGGCACCTGCCGtcccagagggatgtgctgctgctggaagtcCGCATCGCTCTTGCCCGGGAGCCGTGGGACGGAGGTTTTGTGCAGCTCCGCCACGGCGGCGTTCGTGTGCTTGGCGGCTCCCGGGCGGCCCGAGGAGCCGGCGGGGCTGTAGATCCCGGTCACGATCACATCATTGTTAGAAGAGGTCCAAGAGGATTGCTGGCTTTGGGATCGAGCAATATTCACCACGTTTCTCACGGCTGCCTCCGGGGGCACGGAGGGAGTGGCGGGGGCAGTGCTCGGGGGGGTGCCCCCAGATTCCACGGCGATCTTGCTGCTCATCTTCCGCCGCTTGTTGCCAACCCACGTCTGCAAACGAGGCAGCAACgccaacaaacacaaaaccGGGTGTCAAAGAGGCAGAAAGAAATTAGCAATTCCATTTTTAAGCAGGTCTGATGACATGTTAAGTGTTCGAGTTGAGATGTAAGTTTACAAATATGTAAAATCATGTACTGATTATGCAGTGAACATGACAGGGTGGAAATACAGGCCTGAACAATACAGGGTAGAGATCCAGGCCTCTCCTCTTTGGGATCCACAACTCATACACAGGACAAGCCCAGCCTCAATTCCAAAACCCCAgcttcccaaaaatcctgatGCCTCCTGTCTTGAAGTGTCAAGATTTATTTCATTGACACCACTGTGACTGATttcatacaggaaaaaaaacaccctGCCATACACTATTCTACTCTActaattttttccaaattttacaAAATGTCTAATTTGAGGTACAATTTGTAACATGCAGTAAAATGTCAGTTACTGGTCAGCTTTGCAGTCCCATTCTCCTGACCAATTGTACTTAGGGAATTCATGTGCCTATTAAAATCCTATCTGCAAGTGCCAGCTGCAACTCAAGTATCATTTTGCAAAGAACTAATCACTGACCAAGAGTTTTAcaggataaaaaggaaaaaaagggaaaaagggggcaTTTAGGAGAAGCAGAAATGATGGGTGTAAAGAAGAGAAAGGTAAGATGGTGCTAAAATGTGACAAATGCAGGACAGACACTGGATCTGTTTCCATTCTGAAGTAAGAAAAAGTTGAAGTGCTGCAAATCAGGGCTCAGgaagaaaacaaggaatgatCCTTGATTGCAGGAAGGGAaatggagagggaagggaaacaTGAAGATGGAGAGAACTGCAAGGagaggggagctgggctgcctcctCTAGGACATTCAATCAGCACAAAAATAGcaaagcagccctggctgcaccaTCAGCATCCAGATTCCTGTTTCAACTGCCTGCCCGCCCCAGGAGCCTGAACCCCTGCCTGACTTTCACAGCTTCTACCACCTCCAGCTGAGAAAGCAACTTTTAATGTGCCCAGAGTTCTGAGAGAGGGGAATCCAGGTAAGGATTTAGGAGCAGGGTTGTTATTGTCAATGTGACACTGttaaaccaaataaaaaccaaccTAGACTGGCCCCACTtgttcctcctcagtgtcacagcagctccactgccctttCTTATTTTTCCATCCAATGCCTCAGGATTTCTATTTCTGCTCTCTCTCGGACAACAGCCATTTTGTTGTCTAGTGTTTCACAAAGGGATTATTATTTCCCTTTCTGTGGAATTCATAGACTCTGGAAGAGCTCCTGTTAGCACTGGGACATTCTTGTTTTATAGGAAAAGAATGTCCTCACTGTGAATAACCACAAAGGATCACAATATTTATGATTGTGATGTGGAATACAAGTATGACAGagtgcataaaaaaaaaatttccataattgttcccccaaaattattaatttatagAAACTTATTTAGCTTAAAAGTAGTTTCTTAATAACATTACCTTGCTCTGATATAATGTATCATACAAAGTTTCTATAGGGCAAGCCATCctataatttaataaataataacttaaaaaatcccaacaaacgACAACAAAAATCACTCTTTGTGCAACCCAGGCCCCTGCTAAATTCAACAGTCATGTGAAGATATTTCAGTGAAAACAAACTCTAAATAGGCTCTCTGGGTATAAATAaatgtcacacacacacactgaagtCTAATCTACGACAAGGATAAAGTTAGAGACTCCAGACCTCTCTATATTTTATGAAAAGCAATGAATGTGTATGCTTAACAAATCTGGAAGGCCTCAGTACTCACCCTGACCACGCTGAAATCCAGTTTAGTTTCTTGTGCACACTGCAATATGAGCTGAAAGCAATTTTTACTTTGATTTGTCATTCCATTTTCATAGTACCGCTGCAATATCCTTTGTTGTTCTACAGTAAACACAGAACGCAGATTCatctgaaaggaaaaggagacacTGAAAGCTGGGTGGGAACTGAGCTGAGCAGGAGGCACAGCTCTCATCTGTGCCTGTGATAACGCTCAGGACTGACATGTTTTCTCTACAGAACCTTTTACCAACACTTCCTGACTTTCCAGGAAAGCCTCTTGCAATCAGAGCTGTGTCAAGCTGAACAGTGAACTGGATGTTTGGAACAACAGAGACTGCTttgcacaaataaataaatattacatGGTATTGCTAAGCCCATGAGGCTCTAGTTTGAAAGAGAAAGTTTCACCcttaaaaatgtaaatgaaatAAAGGCATTAGGCAAAACAGAGAAACATCAGCAGCTCCAATATTGGCAGGTCTGTTTCCCACCCCTAACAACAAAAACCAGATACAATTTGGTATAAAATGAAGGTGAGTGACACGAGTAAAGTTTCCATTGTCTCCAACTTCAGCAATTCCTGCACTCCACAAGAGCCAATCCTTCTGCTGTGTCAGTactggcacctccagctgcAAAGTCACAAGGATCAAGGACCAAAGACCAATCTGGGGGAAAgcccccagggaagggctttgggcagccctggtgctgcccaCCCAGTTTAACAGAGGAGGGACACCCAtgtcccaggctctgctgctgtgacaccccATGAAGACTGGAAATCTGGATTTTTAAGAACATGTAAGGGTTGTTTTCCTGGGATATAACCAATGCTGGCTTCAGGACCTTGGGATGTGTTCCTGCTCCTTGGCTCTGTCCAAAGTGGTGTTCTGGAACAGCAGAGGTGAATAACGATGGGTATTCAAAGTTCCAGCAGCAAAAACCCCACTTTAATGTTACAGCCTATTGTTATCCTGTTTTCCCAGTTATTGTGTTTAATTCCAATTGTCAGGAACTTTGTAATTGGTTGGGAACTTTCTTGCCACTCAATTCATTGGTGCTTGTGTGTGCACAAGCTCAGGCTCTCTCTTTACACAGGTGTTTACATCTTTTCTTTGTGCATTCTCATGGGGCAGGCTTCTTATTTTTCATAGATGCCTTCTTGCAAGAATAGACTGTTATGCAAACTGATTCCCATTCTTATGATTCTTTCTCATGGGAACCTAACAGGGTAGCTGTTAATTCAGCTGAAATAGCAAGGGCTGATTTTACAAGGCCTTTCTTTTATAAGGTTTTACCTCTACACAACAGTGCTCAGAAGTCAACCAGGACAAGAGGcctgggctcctcctgggccagcagcaACTCCTCAGGTCAGTTCCCAGCCCTGGGTCCCCCTGAGCTTCACTGTGAGGACACAGGAGCTGGCTGGACAGGGCAGCACTTTGATGAACACATTAAACCAGACATTGCTTTGTTATATGTGAAAATTCATGCCCTGGCTTGGGAAAGGCAAACATTATTGCCAGTATTATCAATATTATCAAGCACACAGCAGAATCCTAAGAGCAAACTGGAGCTTGGTGCTCTTGTTACACAATCTACACAGGCAAAGAATGCAATCCTCTGGGTCGATATCAGACAAGAAGAGCCTCATCATCACAGATTTCCAAGGCAGGGCCTTTTTTTGTCCCAGACAGGAGGCCAGCAGCTGAGACAATGCAAGTGCCAGGAACAGCCTGCATCCACCGTGGTGCCTTGGGAAGCAAAAACGTCACCAGCCCCAAGTTATTTTAATGCAGTGCATAAATCACAAGAATACAGAATGAACCAAAGGAGAAGAAACCTGCCAACATCCAGTAGGAAAATAATGAGGATGAGGGAACCCTTCGTAGGCAAGCAGTTTTGAAAATTCTGAATGGAAAGGAGAGGGATGATCTACTGAATCTTTGCACAAGAGCTGCTCCTAttataaagcaaataaaattattagGGGCTCAAAAGCATAAGTAGACATCCAACTGCTTTCACTTTATTCTCCAAGATGATATACCATGTAATGGTAATGGATGTTAAGAGTTCAACAGGCCTGTATAAAGAAAGAGATTGTTATCTAGAATTTGGAGTAAAATGCTTGTAAGCCAGAGCTTTGACTTCAGAGTTTACTTTCCTCTCTATGTCAACAGGCAATAGAAAAATCAGTAATTACCAATTTGTAAAAATTACTGTTTCTTTGAAATAACAGATAAAATAGAAGATGATTTTTCAATTACATTTTTTACCTCAGTTCTCAACTCTTCTTCCCCCTCTCAATCCAGTGCATTATTAAACACAGCACCAGCTGCATTACAAGTCAGGTTTGCCCAAGTTCTGCCTCCCCCCAACATTTATTCAGTCACAGCCAGAGCTGGCCAAAGGAGACTCTTGCTCTGAATAATCTACTCCTTAAAGAAATTTATAGCAAGCAACAGAGGAGACAATTATTAGTCCATTAACAAATCAATAAAGTTCATCATAATCTACTTTCTCATGTTGAGAGCTGCCTCCAGATCTCCCATGTGGATACACAATGACAAGGCCACTGAATGATTTACATCACTCTGAAAGAACACAGAAGAGTTAATTTTGTGATTCTTTTTCCTCCTGGACAattggcagctcccagcttcCACTCCTGTCTACTCCTGTTTCAGTGCTCCTGTTTTATTTAGTGGAGCTCAGTTCCCACAAAGACCTCATCAGAAACAGCTCTGAAACTTCATCTGTCCAGATCCTGCTGAAGTCACCCCCAAGCTCCAGCATTTCCATACCCAGGCCCACCTCACCCTGCTCTCCAAACAATTCACCAACTGCACTGGAGACTCTCCAATGGCAAGATGAATTTTTAAAGCCAGACCTGATGACCTGAGAGGGAAGCCATGTCAGGTTCTTGACATGTTTTTTAATTATGTGGATTTCTGTATCCAAGGTCACTTCTGTGTTAAAATGCTTTCATTGTTGTATTTGACATCTGTAATTTAGATAAAGACAGGGTGGAGCATTTTGATTAAATCACTTGAACTTCAGATAAACCCTTGAGCATTGCATGACAGGCTTGGTCCAGCTAAGCTCAGGAGAGGTCATGCTCTGATTTAATAACTCTTTTTTACAGTGCATTTTAATCACTCAGGAACTACACCTGCCAACCAAAGTCCTGCTAACATTCCTTGGTAGCCTCTGCCTTGAATCCAGTAAAGCAGAACTCAAAGGTTCCCTGCAGAGACCATTAGAAACTGATTTAAATAAACAGATTAGAGGTTCCTCCAGCCACAGAGTTATGAACTGAGTCATAACTGCAGTTTACATTACATCATCTAAACCTTCAAACAAGCAGGTGAGAT contains:
- the HDX gene encoding highly divergent homeobox, which produces MNLRSVFTVEQQRILQRYYENGMTNQSKNCFQLILQCAQETKLDFSVVRTWVGNKRRKMSSKIAVESGGTPPSTAPATPSVPPEAAVRNVVNIARSQSQQSSWTSSNNDVIVTGIYSPAGSSGRPGAAKHTNAAVAELHKTSVPRLPGKSDADFQQQHIPLGRQVPHCKNASLLVGEKTIILSRQTSVLNSANSIYSHTKKSYGSSSVQTAELVLPQKPMICHRPCRAEPLACQRLHKAEPAALAPHVPPGPRAHPREPGCGTQNLEIREVFSLAVTDQPQRLVPGSAAQKAASLEGSCLSIAMETGDVEDEYAREEELASMGAQIQSYSRYCEGSGSGRSGDNQSTAGPGRSGGCGAQLGPARDGPDNLLYHSREFHLPARTSLHTASSTIYNPANAARSTFSPHFTSSSQLRLSQNQNNYQISGNLTVPWITGCSRKRALQDRTQFSDRDLATLKKYWDNGMTSLGSVCREKIEAVAAELNVDCEIVRTWIGNRRRKYRLMGIEVPPPRGGPADFSDQSEFVSKSALNPGEETATEVGDDNDRNDEVSICLSEGSSQEETNEALQNEEIGHKDDDQNPVSTDNVKIEILDDEESDLISNSEVDQMSSLLDYKNEEVRFIESQLESHKQKYFELQTFTRSLILAIKADDKEQQQALLSDLPPELEEMDFNHTSPEPDDTSFSLSSLSEKNASDSL